TGTTCTTCGACACGGTATTCGTGCAGACAGGCTCCGTGACAAAGCGTTTGTGGGTATATAACCGCAATAGCCGCGCGGTGAAAGTGGAGCAGATTGGCCTAGGGAAGCCGACCAACTCGCCGTACGCACTCATCGTTAGCGGCCAGCAAGGCACGGCGGTGCAGAATGTGGAGATTCGCGGGAAGGATAGCCTGCTGGTGCTGGTGCGTACGACCATTACACCCGGTCAGGAAAATAAGCCTTTCGTGGTAGAAGACCAGTTGCGCTTTCGCACCAACGGCAACGATCAGAACGTCAAGCTGCTTGCCTATGGACAGAACGCTTACTTCCACGCCGATCAAGAATACGTGGCGTGTAATAGCGTGTGGCGCAGTGATAAGCCGCACGTGGTCCTAGGTGCCGTGGGTGTTCGGCCAGGTTGCACGCTCAGGATTGAGGCTGGAACTAAAGTGTATTTCCACGCGGGTGCAGCGCTCGTGGTGCAAGGCAGCTTAGTAGTCAACCCTAGCTTCAATCCGGGGAACAACGAGGTGAAAGCCGACGATGCCAACATCGTACGCTTTGCCGGCGACCGGCGGGAGGCGTATTACAACGATATTCCCGGGCAATGGCGTGGTATTCAGTTTGATTCAACTAGTAGCCGCAACAACAGTATCCGCTACGCCGAAATCAAGAATGCGAACTTTGGACTGTTGATCTACAACCCAGGCAATAAAACCCACCCCAAAGTGACGGTTCAGAACACCGTTATCAAGAATATTTCCGCGGCTGCTTTGTCGTTTGCAAGTGGTGGACAAGGCTTCGATGGCGCTGGCATCTTTGGTATCGGTGGCGACTTCGACTTGGTTAATACGGTACTAACCAACTGCGGTGAGTACGCCATCCGGGCTATTGGTGGCGGTCAGTACAACCTTAACTTCTGCACCATAGCGAATTACACGCCGCAGTTTAAGCGCGAAAAAGCCTCGCTTGATTTTACCAATGCGCCTGCCGTAAAGCGGGTAACCGGTCCGATTCCCACGAGCATCAGCATTACGAATTCCATCATTTGGGGAATCAACTCGGGCGCAGGCAAAGAAGAGCTGAATTTTCAAAACAGCGACAGTTATCGGGGCAACATAGATGTGCGCAATAGCCTGCTGCGCACTACCGCCTACCAAGGATCGACAGAAGCCCCCAATAAGCCTGGCCTAGGTCGCTCTGATTACCTGAACGTGCCGAACGTAGTGCCGAACTTCAAGCGGGCTTCTGATAGCCAAAAACCCGCGTACGACAAGCTAGACTTCAGCCTCGACACACTTTCACCCGCCAGTAACCGCCCGCGGTACGATCCATTCATTGCGCGCGACTTGCTCAATCATCAGCGCGATCCGCGGAACCCTGACCTAGGTGCTTACGAGCGAGTAAACCCCTAACAGGATAACGGAGTAAGTGAGTAGCGGCGTAAAGGGGGCTTGATCCTTTTGCGCCGCTACTCACTTACTCCGTTCCTTTATGATTTGGCTTCAGAAAAGATTGCGCTTACCAGCGGTGCGCCGCGGCTTTCACCTTATCACCGATTTGCTTAGCGCAGAGTTGCCAGAGCTAGAGCAGATCAAGGTCGGTACGGCGCACTTCTTTATTCAGCACACGTCGGCAAGTCTCAGCATCAATGAGAATGCTGATCCCACGGTGCGCCACGATTTCGAGGAGTTCTTCAACCGCACGGCTCCCGAAAAGGCCCCGTACTTCCGCCACAATACGGAAGGCTCCGATGATATGCCCGCGCACCTAAAAGCG
This Hymenobacter sp. GOD-10R DNA region includes the following protein-coding sequences:
- a CDS encoding secondary thiamine-phosphate synthase enzyme YjbQ; translated protein: MIWLQKRLRLPAVRRGFHLITDLLSAELPELEQIKVGTAHFFIQHTSASLSINENADPTVRHDFEEFFNRTAPEKAPYFRHNTEGSDDMPAHLKAAMLGTSVTIPITNGQLALGTWQGVYLGEHRNHGGRRWVVATLMGQES